One Aegilops tauschii subsp. strangulata cultivar AL8/78 chromosome 2, Aet v6.0, whole genome shotgun sequence genomic window, acattgacgtccgagttGGCCACTTTATGTGGACGATAATgcgtaaccgagtagttgtcgagccacatcttcaattTCAAGAAGGATTGAAACTCACAACCGGGATATATCCCATTCTTGCCGTCTTCCAAATCACAGTGAGAACTTGGCCTAGCTCCAAGAGATATACATTTGCCACCATCTACAacggcttcatccgcgagactaaAATCCTTGAACAATGGTGTCTTGTGATCCCGCTCGAATACCTTCTTAAATGCTTGGGCCTCCTTGGGCGTGAACCCCTCCTCATCAACTTCttcatcgggaccatcgtcatcggagtccgatgcatatgcacgAGAAAAAGGGATGAttggtccattgtctcttgcacatgatattactcgagatcacccacattgttgtcatggagatcaacttcgTTGTCATCCTCCTCGTACTCATCATTCTCCTCTTCAAAAGCTTCATTTTGGTTGTTTGGAATCAGGCTCAATGTTGGCCAATCTTGTTGCGTGAAATGAGGTTCACTCATTTGATCTTGGTTCATGGGTGGGGGAGTACTAGCAACCAACGAggaggggttccggttcaagtccaaattCAAACTAGACTCAACCTTCTTGGAGgaaataactcaagagccttgtctagaGATTCGGCaaccgtctccttgtatgcaacccaacgttgctcgGAGTACACACACATTGTCTTCCAACGaatgtgcattccaaaaccaacattatgccttccctcgaactcaacaacgtcacttgggtccatccaattcaaatccTTCCTCACTTGTTCCAAGACatccgcatagctaggactactctcaaacaccatgtcaagctcatccgggtccggCTCAACATTGCCTTTAAAAAAGGCCTCTTTATCCACATGATGAACATAAACACATATTCTTCCTATCCGTACAATAATCAAAAACACACATATATCAAGTAAGTACTTAACAAAATATTTGCACAAAATACATGAGCCCTAACATATATATGAAATAATAACCCTAACCCCCACTTAACAATAACCACAACCCTAACATgccataaccctaaccctaaccccaacataaaaacacacataaccctaaccctagcatagTATGAAGCCTAACCATACCAAATTAGCAAAGAAACATAACATGATTCAACACAAATTTCCAAATCCAAGccaaaactagggtttccccaaactagcAAGATTTGAGTAACTGTGACAATTCCTATGGATGAAAACGAGGGGATCAGAGGAGATTACCTTAAGAGAGGGGTTGGCTTCGAAATCCACGGTCAAATACTCCGGATTTGCAAGATTTGAGAAGGATTTgagagggggggagggggagagggggggggaagggtttgggtggggtgggggtgtgtggggtgggggtgggagggGAGAGAGGGTGGGGCCAGCCTAAGTGACACACAGACTGTGCAGCGCCTAAGAAACGGGCGCTGCACATTACAAGTGTGACGCCTAagtgctaggcgctgcacattaacAGTGTGATGCCTATGTGTTGGGCGCTGCACGGCTGGCTGTGGGGCCGCCCCTGGCCCCGAGCTGCCACGCTGGCCGGGCATGCGACGCCTAAGCCAACGACGCTGCATAGTGCAATGCAGCGCCCGGCTGTCGGGCACCACACGGAACGGTCTGTTATGTGAAATTTTTTCGAAGCCAGGTCAGATCGTGATTTGATATCGTCCTCAGGTCAAATATGTGATTTCTGCCGCCGCGCAGGAGATCCCGGCGACGCTGAGGTCGCCCCTTGCGTTTGGCCCTTACTGGTGGGTCGGCCCAATCGTTGTTGCAAGTTGATGAGCGTCTTTGACTTACAAGTAGGATATATAGATAGATTAGTACCACCTCGAATATGTTTTAAATTCCAATTTTGAAAGCGTAAAATCACGGGAACAAGCGTATTATGACGGTGAACCTAcggagtcaatccgtgcttttattattagggaaagaaaTGTGTTGGTGCTAAACATTGAAACAGTTGGAAGATTTTTTCCTTATCTTGATTGATTTTGTTACATAGTTTACAATATATGCctcgagagagagggagagagggccCGTGAGAGTAGGCACGCGGGCCCAACGGGTCAAAGAGATCCATAAATCTAGGATCAGACTATGTACAGCATATTACAATACAATTACAATGTACACTTGTCAATACCCCCCCCCCTTAGCTGGAACACCATTAGGAAGGGTGTTAAGGCTGGACCGAAACTCGTGGAAAATCTGTGAAGGAAGACCCTTGGTGAACACATCTGCGTATTGAGAGCTggagggaacatgaagcacccgcaccTCGCCGAGTGCCACACGATCACGAACAAAATGATAGTCAATCTCGATGTGCTTGGTCCTCTGATGCTGAACTGGATTGCTGGCAAGGTAGGAGGCACTAATGTTGTCACAGTACACCATAGTAGCACGAGTTGGTGGCACCTTGAGCTTGAAAAGAAGCTGTCGCAACCAGCAAGATTCGGCCACACAATTTGCAACACCACGGTATTCAGCCTCAGCACTCGAACGCGAAATGGTGGGTTGCCGCTTGGAAGACTAGGAGACAAGATTCATGCCAAGATAGACACAGAAACCACACGTCGACTTGCGAGTGTCGGGACAACCTGCCCAATCCGCGTGTGTATAGGCGGTGAGATCCTTGGATGGTGACCGAAAGATCTGTAGTCCATAGTGAGAGGTGCCTCGGAGATACCGGAGAATGCGCTTCACAAGTTGCATGTGGATATCACGGGGTGCATGCATGAACAAGCAAGCCTGTTGAACCGCATAGGCAATGTAGGGTCGTGTAAGTGTTAGGTATTGGAGTGCACCGGTCAGACTGCGGTAATGGGTGGGGTTGGATAGAAGTTGACCGTCATGAGAGGACAACTTGGCGGTGGTGTCAACCGGGGTGGAAACTGGCTTACAATTGAGCATTTTAGCGTGCTCAAGAAACTCGAGTGTGTACTACTTGTTGACAGAGAAAGAGACCTGAGGTGTTGGTGGTGACGTTGATACCCAAGAAATGGTGTAGGGCACCAAGATTGGTCATAGCAAATTCCTTCTTGAGGGCGGAGATGACAGAGTGAAGTGTGGTGGGTGTGCTAGCGGTAAGgatgatgtcatccacataaaCGAGCAAATACGCAATAGAATTGCCATGATGCAAGATCAAAAGTGAAGAGTCGCTCTTGGAAGCACGAAACCCAAGAGATAGCAAGAAGGCTTGAAAGCGAAGGAACCATGTCCGAGGTGCTTGCTTGAGGCCGTAGAGAGACTTACGAAGGAGGCAGACATGGTCCGGCTTGGAGGAGTCAACAAAGCCAGCCGGTTGCGAGGAGTACACTGTCTCATTGAGTTCACCATGGAGGAATGCATTTTTGACGTCAAGCTAATGGATGGGCCATGAACGAGAGGTGGCAAGGCTCAACACAACCCGAACTATGGCTGGCTTGACCACATGACTGAATGCCTCACAGTAATCCACGCCTTCTTTCTGAGTGAACCCACGAACAACCCACCGTGCATTGTATCGAGCCAAGGATCCATCAGTATTGAATTTgtggcgaaaaatccatttgcccATGACCACATTTGCACCTGCAGGCTTAGGCACCAAAGACCAAGTGGAGTTATTATAAAAAGCATTAAACTCATCGAGCATCGCTTGGCGCCAATGGGGATCCTTGAGAGTTGATTTGTAGGTGGGTTGGATGGGTGAGATGGGTGTGGTGGAAGCATCAGCGAGAAATAAATGGCGAGGCATAAGATAGCCGGATTTAGCTCGTGTGGACATCTTGTGTGAATTTTGGGGTGGCTGTACGGGAACAACATGTTTAGGGAGAGGTGGCGAGGGGGTAGTGGCTGGAACGGAAGCAGCGGTGGATTTGGTGGGACCAGCGGAAGGTGCGGCAGGACTGGTGGGCGGCGGATCCGAGGTGGATTGGGGAGCAGGCGTGCTAGTGGAGGAGGCAGGCTAGTCGTGGGGGACCGGCGCAGCAGTCTAGGGGGATTGTGCTGGAGAAGCGGGGTCGCGGGCGATGTGGGGAGTGGGGAGTGGACGGGCGACCGGTCAGCGCCAGCTGGTGGGGGGCCGCCTGGGGATGCGCCTGGGGATCCGGTAAAGCGGGAGGGGCAGGTTTTGCATGGGGATTTTCTGTGGACGTAGCTGGTGTGTGGTCAGGAGGGTGTGTTGTGTACGGAAAAATTGTTTCGTCGAAAATAACGTGGCGAGATACGATGAAACGGCGGGAGGTGAGATCGAAGCAGCGATAGCCTTTGTGTTCGAGGGCATAGCCAAAAAAACGCAGCGGGTGGAGCGTGGGGCAAGTTTGTGATCCATAGTGGCATACAAAATTCGGAAAGCATAGGCAACCGAAAACACAAAGGTGATCATAGATTGGGGGTACGCCATGAAGAAGAAAATGAGGTGTGTGGGGAGCAATGGCACGGGACGGTTGCCGGTTGAGCAAGTAGGTGGCGGTGTGGAGCGCCTCAACCCAAAAGGGCCGAGGGAGGTTGGCTTGTAGGAGGAGTGTACGCACTATGTCATTGGTCGTACGAATCATACGTTTGGCCTTGCCGTTTTGGGGTGATGTGTGAGGGCAAGAGAAGCGATAGGAGATGCCATTGGTGGAGAAAAAGGTACGAAGAGAGGTATTGATGAACTCGCCGCCGTTATCACACTGCATGCTTTTGATGACCGTGTGAAATTGGGTGTGAACGAAGGTGAAAAAGCGTTGGAGAATGGTAGAGCTGTCGGATTTGTTGCGGAGAGGAAACGTCCATGAAAAATGCGTAAAGTCATCCAACAGAACAAGATAATATTGGAAACCAGAAAAATTTACAACAGGAGATGTCCAGAAATCACAATGTATTGAATCAAAAGGAGCATAAGTCTTGCTAAGAGAGGATGGGAAAGGTAGGCGCAGTTGGCGGCCTAGTTGGCATGCACTACAAGGAGAGTGGGGAGCCTTATTATATTCACTAAGAAAATCTTTGGAGATGGAAGCAAGAGTTTGAGCGCCGGGGTGCCCGAGGCGACGATGCCACAAATCCGAGGTAGTGATGGCGAGGAGTGCAGAGGCCCGAGCTGGTTTGTTGCCGACAAAGGGATAGAGATCGCCATGGCTAACGGAGATCATGAGAATTCTCCGAGTGCGAAGATCCTTCACAAGAAAACCACACGGGTAAAATTCGATAGAACAAGAGTTATCCTTAGTGAACTTGAGAACAGAAATTAAGCTAGTGACAACAGTGAGAGAAACAAGGATATCGGTAAGACAAAAGTCATGAGGAGGAAGAGTGGTGGAACCAGCAGCAGTGACGGGGAGATGATGCCCATTACCAACAAGAATGCTAGACGGTAAATGATTTAAGGAAGAACTAGACTTGGCAAGGTTACCTTGAGTGCCGGTGACATGGGAGGAGGCGCCGCTGTCGAGGTACCACTCGGGAGCCGGGGGAGCGGGGTAGCCACCGTTGCTGAAGGCGGCATTTAGCATGGCGAGGTGATCCCACGAGGGCTGGGGCGAAGAGTAGAACGGTGTAGGCGGCGTCGGTGGCGTGTAAGCATGGTACGCCTGAGCATGGGCACCCGGACGGGGGCCAAGCACGCCGGCCACGTTGGGAGGGATCCAGCCGGAGCGCGGGGCCGGGAGCGCCATGCCATAAGGGGCGAAGTAGCCGGTGAACGGAGAGAAGGGCGCTGGATGAGGTTGGCCACGACCGCCGCTgtcaccacgaccacgaccatgaTCACCGCCATCGCCAGAGCAATCGCCGCGCCCACGACCAGATGGAGGAGGGGCACCGTAGGAGGCTCGGGGGTGGGGCCGGAGGACCGATCAGCACGGTCATTGGGGGCGCGCCCACCGGCGCTAGAGGGGCCGCTGGACGAGCCACCACCCGACATGGCGAAGGCCGAGGCGCTCTCCTCCGCCGTGCGCTGAGCCTGAGACTCCTCTGCCAGGATGACGCGGGAGAGGATGGCGTCGAAGGGGAGCGTCTGGTCGCCAAGAACGACCCGAATTGTTTCGAGGCGCTTGTCGAGGCTGTGCAGGAACTGCGTGGTGAGATCCACCTCGGTGACGCCGTGCTCGATGTCGGCGAGGGCGTCAGTGAGCTGCTTCATGCGGCACGCGTACTCAGAGACGAAGAGGTCCCCCTGCTTGAGATTGCGGTACTGGCGGTTAAGGATCATAAAGCGGGCGCACGGTTGGCGAGGAAGTAGTCCTTGATCTTGTGCCAGAGGGGAAAGATGGTGGTGGCGCCGACGACATGATCGCAAACTGAGATCCAGAAGCGGCAGAGGAGTTGGAGAGAAACGAGGGAGCGGTGCCGAAGATGAACAGCGGGGACAAGGCAACGGAAGTGGCTGCAGAGGAGTTGGCGGCCGGCGAGGAGTCGTTGGAGAAGGGAGGCTGAGTGCCGGCCATGGAGAGTCCTGGAGTCTGATACCAAGTTGGAAGATTGTTTCCTTATCTTGATTGATTCTGTTACATAGTTTACAATATATGCCTCGAGAGAAAGGGAGAGAGGGCCCGTGAGAGTAGGCACGCAGGCCCAACGGGTCAAAGAGATCCATAATTCTAGGATCAGACTACGTACAGCATATTGCAATACAATTACAATGTACACTTGTCAATAGAAACCACGTGAGCACTGTAGGATTAGAGATATGTACAAGATTGATTTGGCTCTTTGCTCTTCGTGCTAAGGATAGTAGATAGAATCCATGTACTTTATTATAAGGTAGTAGATGCACTTGTCTACGTATGTACAATCAGACAAATCCTTCATTCCGTTTTATTTGAGATTCGAGAAAACTTTCATTCCATTTTATTTGGGATTAGAGTACAGCTAAACCTCTATTAGTGGAGGGTTGTTGCAAAAAACACACCTCCTTTTCCTTGAGTATGCGCAAGGTATCAATTAATATAGCAATTGAGCAAATGTTCCAAGATCAAACAATAAAATAGCTATCAACAACATATGAATTGAAGTGTAAAAACAGTGCAATAAGTGTAAAAAAGAGCGCCATAAGGTGAGACGAGTCACATCTAGTTAACTGGTTTTCAGAACCTACATAACAAATTGTGACCCTGACTATTTTATTCTATACAAAAAAGCCTAATGCATGTTAAAAATAGAGAAATATCCTGAAAATTCCCACAAAAATTAGAAACATCCAACATTTCTTTTGGTGGTCTCATCTTAATCCGATAAAGATAGGCACTAGATTTATGTAACCGTGTTCTGCTGTCTGATGGATCTTACAATCATGCACATATATGACTTTAAAAATTCACGCACACAACATCTgtcacatactccctccgttcctaaatacttgtctttctaggcatttcaacaagtgactacatacggagtaaaatgagtgaatctacactctaaaatatgtctacatacatccgtatgtgatattcatttgaaatggctagaaagacaagtatttaggaacggagggagtatatgactTCAAAATGCATGTAACAAGCATTCGTCCGATGGACCCTCCCAAAGTAACAAGTGTATCTCCATCTCAATTAGTACTTCCTCGGTTCACAAATATAAAATATTTTGGATATTTTAATATAAAGTACATACTCACttaaatgagtgaacaaacacactaaaacaTATCTATATATACACTGAAAAGTTAAGTGATCTTATATTCGTGAACAGAGGAAGTACATACTAAACGTGAACAAGAACACCAAGATTCTCTCATATCAGGATACAGTACGACTTAATATGTTCCAAAATTTTGTCACCATGACAGAAACATGTGCTTGCGATAACCTTTTCCTCACCCTATCCGTCACCAAGTCTCCTCCATGTCCTTGGTCCCACTCTACTCTCCCATTCGGCGATTCGTCGGCGTCAAAGGAATGGGGACTCGTCCCTTTTAAAAGAAATCTTGTTTATACAACATGAGCTCATAACCATGTTAGAGTTTAAGGTGGTCTCACATTCTTGGCCAAACCCTACGGTTGCTCGTGTGCTCCAAGCGGATTGGACAATTCCCGCAAGGAATAAACATAAAAGATTCAAAAGAATGTAATACATAAATAAAGTTTTGGACAGTACGCTCAAGGCGTGACACGTGGTAGCATCAGAGTGTTCCCCTCTTGTTCCTGTATGCAAGAAAAGTAACCTACTAGGTAATCCCGACTGTCTACAACAAGATTTTCTCGGCTCcggtgagggaggggcgatgacgacGGCACGTCTTCGGCTCGCtacagtgcttgtagtcgtcgctaggtggtccatGGACCTGATAGTAATTTCTATTGCCTCAAGTGTGCTCTCTACTGCCATGATTGATGAGCAGATTGGAAATTTCTCTTGCGAaccccccccaccccccacccccgctAGGTAGTAGGTACCTTCTAAGTTGTGACTAATCAATGGAATTTTCTATTACATGCTCGCTGCGTGGAATAATGCGTATAGAACACGGACCCAGTGAACAACTTGGGCCGGCACATTTCAGTTGCTTTTTTTCCCGTTCACTAGTTTTTTGTGATGTTTTTCTTGTCTGTTCTGCTGGCTTTCGCACTAGTTCTCTaaccattttttttctttttctcattCCTTTTGTAAAAGAGAATATGTTGCTTTTTGctgttttttattcttttttggcatttaattcttcttcttctattatTCATTTTATATTATATGAACACTTCTCAAATCCGTGATCATTTATAAAAATTCAAGCCTGTTTtataaattcatgaacatttaaAAAAATCCATAAACAGTTTTATAATTTttgaaacatttttttaaattgacaaacattattctaaatatgTGTTTAAAACTACAGTGAACATTTTTTAGATTTTTGATTATTTTTTAAAAATTCGCGAACTAGTTGTAATGAACATCCCAAAACAACCCATCATTCGAAAGTGTCATTCTGTTCCCAGGTGCATTATGCTAGATGAACAGTAACTTCTGAAAATTTGCAAGAAAAATTCAATTTTTGTTGGAGATAAACATTGGTGAGTGTGAAGAATAGGCCTGGCACGGTGGTGAAGTATTTTCCACTTGTGCCAAAAGGCCTGAATTCTACACAGCCTCTCTGCATTGCACTACACAAAGGTAAGGCATGCCTCATATAATCATTCCCCAGATCATGTCTCGGTTGGTAGTTTCGAGCGCTGAGTTTGTCCTTCAAGTATTATCGAGTGCTCACTACGTATACTTTTTTGTGAACAGACGACATTCGTGATACTATGGGTAAAGAAACAAAACATGCACCGTACACTTCAAAAATTGCCTTCTTTGAGTACCAATTTTTTTTCTTATGTCTGCCTTTTCTTTTACCTTGAGCACACCGAATGTTTTTTTATATAATTTACACGGTAGTGAAACACTCAAAAAAGTCATATAACATCCCGGCCCATCCATATTGGTTCAGTCAAAACACTGAGAGTGGTAGTTGGTAGTTGTACGCCACAATGAAGTTTGCATTTTCTAGTTTGGTCGTGTATCATCATCTAGTCTAGTCTAGATCATCACATCACCAAAGGTGGCACCTTCCGTTGGAACCTTGGTGTCCACATCCACAACCCTCTGCTCATTCCTATACACATACCTCCTGGCGAAGAAGGTGTAGACGAAGAGTGCCACCAGCTCAAGCACAGCAAGCAGCCAGTAGAAGTTGTCGAGCTTGCCCATGTTCAAGTTGGTGCCGTCCAGCCAGCCCCCCGTCCCATCGGCGCGCCTGGTGACCCGGTTGGCCACCTGGATGAGCAGGCTCCCCAGCCAAGCCGACACCCCGAGGATGCAGTAGAAGATGGAGCTGCCAACGGACTTCATCCCGGTGGACGCCTCGCTGTAGAAGAACTCGAGGAGCCCCACGAAGGAGGTGACGTCCACCACCCCGAGGAGGAAGAACTGCACTGTCAGCCAGAAGACGGACATGGGGATCCCGGTGGTGGCTTCCATGAGGCCCTTGTCCTCCGCgaccctcttcctcttggcctcCACCAGGGCGGCGACGCCGGTGGCCACGGTGGCCGAGAGGAACCCGATCCCGATGCGCTGCAGATGCGTGACGCCGCCCACGTATCCCGTGATCCTGCGCAGGAAGGGGACGATGAACCGGTCGTAGAGGATGAGGATTACCATCTGGAAGACGGTGGGGATGACGAAGAGCGTGGCCGGGGAGATGTGGACGCTGCCGAGCTTGGTGTCCATGGTGTTCCCCTGCTGCACGGTGAAGTTGAGGATGAGCGGCACCGGGATGTATCCGAGGACGGAGCTCAGGAAGATGGGCACCATCCGGAGGACGATCTTGGTCTCCTCCACCTGCGTCACGGTGCACAGCGACCATGGCCCTGTCTCTCCGGTCTCTACCGCCGATTTCTCCAGGCACCTGTAGGAAGCTTTAGCTTCAGCCAAGTGTATATTTCAGGACTGTTCTTTAGATTTGGATTCGAGCTACTTACCGAAAGCCATCTGTCCGCTGCAACTCTTCAAGGACATTGTGATCATCTTGGTTCAGCTGCTTCAGCTCACTTGCGTTGTCAGGCAACTGAACATTTCTTTTCTTGAATGCCACCACAAGAACCTGTTTGATGCCAAGTATTTGGTCGAATTGCCATTACTACTACTAGGAACGGATTGTAATCTTGAATGAATCTGAAAAAACTAACACGCGGCGGATAAATATATACCTGCAAGATTCTTGTGATGGCGCTTCCACCGGGCAGCTGATTCCTGTAGAAAGGGAAGCCGGCCATCCATATGAGCATCCCCAGCAGCACGCACAGGGCACACACGGTGAAGCCGATGTCCCATCCTCTCCTGTTCTCCACCCACACGACGAGCACCAGGCCGACGAAGCCGCCGGAGGACACGGCGAAGGTGTACCAGTTGAAGAAGCTCGTCTCCTGCCGCTGCTCCACGGGGTCGGCCGTGTCGAACTGGTCGCCCCCCAGCGCCGGCAGGCACGCGCGCGCCGCGCCGTCGCCGATGGGGATCAGGTAGAGGCCCAGGAGGAGCAGGCTCAGGTTGGAGCCACGGACCGTCTCGCAGGTCTGCGGGCCAGTGGGACTGCAGGGCGGCGGGTGCAGAGACGGGACGTGCGCTTGCACTGCTAGTAGGATGTAGCCCTGCAAATGCAAACACGATGAGTGACAAGTGCTCTGAATGTGAGATTAGGCTTGCACAGCGACTGATTACTCCTTACTTAGGTGTCAAACCCAAATTGCAATGACCCGGTGGCATGTTTTGGCGCGTCAAGAGACCAGAGCAAAGTAGAGTTAAATGTGAAGGATTATTTGGGATCATAAAATCCCATCACATTGCTATTTTATGGAATTCACACGTTTTTCTGCAACATCAAAAACTATTTTTTAACacaataaaaaaatatttatATTAGTAACAAACACGTGCAGTTGCATAGGCTATTGTATATGTGGCATGCAAATATCGCAttgggtctgtctaggacacatctagatgtaatatagttatgtcacatctaagctgatgtccactctgtttgcGGTCTATTTTTTTTTGTCCTAGTTTTTTTCTTGTCGCTGcattatatacttgtgggagcttagatgtgacattcttaaaaaacatctagatgtgaattagacaaactatATCGCATTTGTTGAGACTTTAGAGCTGAAAACACGACAGGTGAATGCGGCATATGGCGACTCTGGTAAGGTGGTGCTCTTTGAGCGCTAGATCTTGAGTTCTAGGGTGAAATTCTAGGTCCGACCTTCTTTTGTtgaacttgacaataatgatatTCATGCACCGTTCCCTTGTTAAAATCATTGTTTGGAGTTTGCTCAGGCTTATGTTTAGGTTGAAACCCATAATCT contains:
- the LOC109759301 gene encoding protein NRT1/ PTR FAMILY 4.5 — protein: MGSSSGLVDWRGRPVNPKKHGGVRASIFIHALVLLSNAANIANIMNLVTYLRGTMHMGVAEASTTASNFFAALQMFSIPAAFLADSYIKRFYTVLIFGPIEILGYILLAVQAHVPSLHPPPCSPTGPQTCETVRGSNLSLLLLGLYLIPIGDGAARACLPALGGDQFDTADPVEQRQETSFFNWYTFAVSSGGFVGLVLVVWVENRRGWDIGFTVCALCVLLGMLIWMAGFPFYRNQLPGGSAITRILQVLVVAFKKRNVQLPDNASELKQLNQDDHNVLEELQRTDGFRCLEKSAVETGETGPWSLCTVTQVEETKIVLRMVPIFLSSVLGYIPVPLILNFTVQQGNTMDTKLGSVHISPATLFVIPTVFQMVILILYDRFIVPFLRRITGYVGGVTHLQRIGIGFLSATVATGVAALVEAKRKRVAEDKGLMEATTGIPMSVFWLTVQFFLLGVVDVTSFVGLLEFFYSEASTGMKSVGSSIFYCILGVSAWLGSLLIQVANRVTRRADGTGGWLDGTNLNMGKLDNFYWLLAVLELVALFVYTFFARRYVYRNEQRVVDVDTKVPTEGATFGDVMI